The region ttcattttttttttcacatttctaatgaattcttttaaaaactttaattgaCATATGGTAACGTGTCTAGAGTTGTTCATGGGCTAGGCCACTCAAAAAATGAGTGATATAAAAAATGGACTTAGGAAAAAAATAAGGCTCGTTTAAAAAATGGGACAAACCTTGGGTAAGGTTTTTTTTGCCTAGGCCCGACCTAAATTTGCAATAAAAAAAACTCTGTTTTGCTGCTGTTTTCCCACTTGTTGTCAcagttttgctaccatttcactattatgttgttaATATTTAGAAattgtataacacttgttttattattaattttgctactattttaaacGTGTTTGGTTATTAAGTTGtacttatcttagtgttatttaagtataaacactttttttaatttattttcaatttattggggaaattttatttaatatttttagtatatttggtgtattatatatattgtttaattttttatataaaaaattaaaaaaactaaaaaattaatacaaacgGACTGGGCCGGGATTAGACAAAAATTTGATCTCATTTTTCAAGTTGAGCCCGAGCCTATCAATCGgccttaaaattttgttaggatcCAAACTCAACTCAATCCATGGACAACTTTAAACGTATTATTGCGTGAAATAACCTTTTTTAGTGGAAAATATATAGGTGGATAATGGGGTCTACTGTTTGAAAATATAAAGGTTAAACAGTAATTTAACTATAGTATAGGGGCCAAAAGAGGTATTAATCCTTAATAATTACATCGTCAAAATCCGAGAGCAGTCTAACCACAAAAATTAAGTTAGATTCGAATTTTGCATGAATCCATGTGATGATGACAATGATTGAAGCAATtcgttttgaaattaaaatttgtgtTTGTTTTTCATCAATTCCTTGTCATGAAACGAAAATCATTACTTTGCTTTGAGAacacatatttataaaatttatggcaTATCTTATCATATGTCCGAACTTTTATTCTTTCCTATCCGATTCTGAACTAATGCATCATGGCTACGTCTTTAAAGTTTAAACCACTCGACATATTCTCTATCTAATTTAGTGATGCCCCTACGACCCTCACAACTATGTTGGACAATAAATCATATTGTTCCACATTTGATCAAATTCcaattagaataataaaaaatgaatctGATATTAGTTACCACTTTGGATGGTTGGCGTGTGAAGTGTATATATTCAACTATTGGTTTAACCGAATGGAGATGAATCAGATTTAGACTTCACTTCCGATACTCATTCATGCATAAATGATTAATGACAACTCAGAAGCATTGCTCAGCTATGTGAATGGATGGCAAAATCTTCAAGGAAAAgaaattaattatttcttaataATGAAGATCGAGTTAGTTAGGGGGAAATACCGACAAAATCATCTACTTAAACTTGCCTAATTTTCAaagcatttttcatttattttggagtgttttaattaaaaatataaatttaaagattaaaaaggtaaaaaaacattaaatacaatgctaaaatgattttttttataagtgaagggtcaaataagtcattatgtcttcttatattcaaattaatatcttattttttatttatattttaattatgactcTTGCCTCATGTAACCAAGCACTCCTCTCCGTGGCGGCCCTCCTTGTCGGCGTTCATAACGTGATGTCCCAACCCATCTTTGCTTCCTAAAAATCCCTCCTTAGTTATATTGGACAAAAGTTATCTCCATGACCCAAGCAGCCATAGAGAAAGCAAAATAAAGTTAGTTTTTCATATTGAAACCTTACGTAAGTGTGAATCGAAGGGGAGATCTAGATCTTCTTTTGGCATTTCAGCAGAGATCTCGCACCGAGCTTTACCTTGATCCGCAAAATGTTCTTATACCCATTACTATTCGATTTTGCATAATATTCTACGAATGAGCCAATAAAATCCCCGAACTATTTGGCAATACTTTCAAGAAGAAATCCAATGAAAGATTATGGACTtgaacccaaaaaaaaaagagtgggtTAACACCACTTGCATTGGATTCTCATTATCTTGCAGTCTGTGGAACACTAATAAATGGTTGTTGAATGTCCATGATGCCCTTTTTACTACTCTGTCAATATCCAACTGGTGAAAAAACCTAAACAAAAACATTTTTTCTCCTAGATCTGAGATATGTACACCTCTCAGTGGATGACATAGATTAGCCAAACTATTTCGCATTGATGGAAAGTGTAGTAAACTTGTCGTGAGGAAACAACCAACCAAACATAGATCAAATGTTGTCTTCTGTGTTTATAATCCCTTGTATAATTGCCAAGCCTCCTCTTCACCATCTGAAATATTCAATCTCGCCAATTCATTCTCCATTATGAGATCCATGTGATAACCTCACCGTTACCAGAAACTTTTGGAAGACTCACAGAAAGAACCccagaaaaaccaaaataattgtGCTATTCAAAGCAGACAGAAAATGTGCCAATCAATAGACCTCCAcattagattattttttaaatgaaagagGAGATGTGCAAGGGGTGACGAATCATCAAGGCATGGTGTCCATAACAAATGAGTATTTtgaaacatttttctcttctcaaTGAGTAAGGAATACAGACCATATCTTAGAGGGAGTCCAATGATGCATCACGAAGAAGATGAATAGATCATTAACAATCGTTTACTCAATGGAAGAAATCATGTTTGCTCTAAAGGATATGAGTCTGTAATACTCCTAACCCAcatccgtcgccgaaataggatTTTGAAACATTACCGATCAAACAgacataatttcaaaatatttcatattatataatattcaagTCAAAACCAATCAAACTCATACTTATTGTCCcttatttacaatcaatccacaaatgactaataattagacaccttaggtacatgccgacacaaaaaggataaacatcaccacgtttgagttcggaaccgttgttggatgctgaatcggcgaTCAAAATTAAATACCTAACCTACGCACGGGAAACAAAACCGTACGTTGAGTAAAAGctcagtggtatttttataatcagaatatcaaaaaaaaaatcacaaacatACAATCTAAATATTACAACAACCATATcacatttcatttgtttcacaatatctcaattctcatatttgctatataaatagcttttcacaatctAATACACATATTGTTTAGACAATAATTTTGTTCACTCTatatccaattcatgaatacacaattcatgtgtctcaatccaaatttcaattcacTATCCCATTTTTATTTCACATgcaatatcatctaacatcaatcataatacaatttcaattaattacccctattaatacGACTTGGACTCGGAGGggtacacagatccaaccaaacgcactagtttggcacccagtgcctcatcggataattcgaagtaataatttgacacccagtgtctcatcggctaaactGAAGTAAATTGGCACTCAATGCCTCATCGAATATAtctgaagtaataatttgacactagtgtctcatcgactcaaagtcgaagaaatctctgaactcttctaatcctatggcatgtcatctatatccgactcatcccgatatagttaatagggtttaatttcacatttcagatataatcaatatccaatactgatttttcatataatcacataattacacatatattcatttcaattcaaaaatcaatccattcaatatatatctactaattcaattcattcaatcaattatcaaaatatcaattactcacctcaacacttaccatatacattaaataaaaattacaacaattaataactagcttcggattatagaaatacaaaccagaaattccgagctattcctcgtcaactttatcttttccttttttattcgaGGGTttcggtacgacgttagctacggaattaaaaaaattaaaaatcatcaatacaacacaattcaaatttatattgaatattcaatttttactcaaatattgCCAAATTTCGAATTTAGttcctaaaccgagactaacctttattttcatgcaaattttattttagactaaattcaactccctattttcacataaattcctaaattttgacttttttcacaatttagtccctattacacaaaatgtactatttgttctacaatttaatcctttttcatttctaatttaaaaatctatcaatttagtccctaatactaaaattattaaacattaacaacatctaaaaactcaataatttctaaaattttgacatgggctgagtagtatttaataccgaaattccaaaaacataaaaattacaagaaaaatggactaaattgactaacaaATTGAGTTTGAAACTTTGAAATCCCTAGCTTTGCcctttctccttttctttcctttttctttctttttttcctttctgtttcgtttctatcttgtttcttttactatttctttttcttttatttctttgttttatattacaatataatatataatatatatacttaaacattaagttttaatattatataatattatcatatatatttttactttaaattttataataatatacttatgccgcctcatttatgagaaatggtataattacttctttagtccttttagtttttctttaatctataattcaactttcactctttatacaatttagtccttttacctaattactcttaagtcatgcaaattcacctaaccaaaacctaattaatcaCACaaataacttcgtaaatatttctaataaatatttacgagtctaattTACGAAAACAGAGTCTCGAAAATACATTTTTTGACACCCGTGACTATCGGGTCATTATAGAGTCCAACAAAAGCTCTTGATCCAGATGGTTTATCGGTCTTATTTTTTCAAAAGTATTAGCATATTGTTGGACAAGATGTGGGATCACTATGtataaaggtattaaatagaagGGCTACTCTATCAGGTATTGATGTTGAtggaactaactaaaaatttgactaaggcaagtgcacctatcaattgatagtatagttacggtgagcaaagatattgttcccacgaggactacaagtactagtaattattgtcATTCTactatttgattaaataattcaaatggtcaattaaaactaaaattaaataatttaattaactaacgaaCGTGACAAAGAACAAATCTTgaaacaaatcaaataacaacCAAGAAAtgaaacaatacccaagaaagaattctcctagatttcatctgtcactatcaatctaaattacacaatttctttacttagaaCATTGATCCGtataaatccctaaattatgctaatatctcttttgagcatAATAGCAACTGACTCTagtttgattaattgaatttttttctaattaaagccCCTATTATCGTATTAACTCATTGTACGggttcccctattagatttgactctaatcctgtagatttatgtcgtcctatttctaggattgcatgtaacttCACTCAATTACGCAAGATCTAATCTTAAACAGGATCAATTCAACCACTGATTTAAGCACATCGAACATGGATTAATactctagaaatatcaaaccaagaattaagcatacataattgagaacaagaaagtaagtatttattgcataaaataaaaatcaaacgactGAATTCATtgtagggttcatctcccctaggtatttagaaaattagttcatactcAAAAAGAGAAAAGTCAATGATACAATATAACCGAAAGAAATAAAGAGACTCATAATaacttcctaagaaatcaactgagaatcttcaatcttgacgaaaatatgcttcaaagtcagcttcaatggtgtttttcgagttacTTTCTTGAGTATTCTCTGACGACtctctcctatcttcttattttttttcatatatgcgtcttagaatgctcaaaaaacttaaaaattgtgATTTTTCGTTGTTCAGTGCACAATCCCATGAAATCGAAATGGCTTGCAACAAGCTCAtatgggtcacatggccgtgtgaaaaggTGTAGCTCGTGTGGCTCCTTCAACTTTCTCCGATGCTTTGGTTTTCGCTCATTTTTTGCTCCTTTTACTCccaagtgctctattaagcattaaaacatgaatttaaaggttAAGAgtataaaatttacaattaacattggataatcacccaaaaatgcgttaaaaatgaggttaaaacatgttacttttagcacttatcaactATTAATCTTACCCATATAGTCTTCATTCCATAAGTCGCTAAGTAAAATGATCTAAAGCAGTTTCGACTCATAAGCTTGTGCTCAGTGCTATACAAAATTATATCGAAAGCATCATCTAACTGGTTTCAAAAAGTGTTAAACGAGTGTATTGATGAAGCACAAAGCGCGTTTGTTCCGGGTCGATTAATCACGAATTATGTCCTACTACCCTATGAAAGATTGCACTTTCAAGCAGAAAAGGTCGGGCATAAATGGTCTGTTTGCACTGAAACTAGATATGAGCAAGGCATATGATAAGGTGGAATGGAATTTCCTAAGACAAATGATGATAAAGATGGGATTTGACATGGCTTGGGTAGATATAATAATGCACTATATTAGTTCAGTGTCATACTCAATTATACTGAACGGGGAACCAGGAAATTGTATTATACCAGAAAGAGGATTACAACAATGCGATCCACTCAGTGCCTATTTATTTCTAATCTGCAGAGAGGGATTGTCATTGTTAATGAGATTGGCAATTAAAGAGGAATTGATAAAGGGGGCAAGGACTAGCCGACAGGGACCGAAAATATCACATTTGTTTTTTTTGCAGACGATAGCGTATTATTTGGGGACGCTACGGAAAGAGAAGTAAGGAAAATCAAACAAATTCTGGAGGTGAAAGTTTGAATGGAATTTCTGCCTAAAAATGAAACTCAATAGTTTTTGTACTTTATCACCATATTTTCCCATTCCCTTTCACTGTTTCCAACATATGCTAAAATGCCAACCCACTCTCTTAACGCGCCCGAGCATGGCAGACTCCACTTAGTCAAAACTTGGGAGTTTTTaccccttattttctttttaataaaaaatgcaaataattaagtaaaatgaaTCTACCGTGCAAGAACACTGTTCATATTGATTTTCCCTTCCTTCTAATTTTCAAAACCCCCTTTTGTTCAAGCAAGAAAGTTTAAGGAAGGCTTAACGGGATAGGTTTAGCACAACACTGCCATTAACATCTTTTGTATGTATTAACCTAAATTAGAATCGAGTAAAAGCTTACCGGGATAGGTTTTTTTATACAGTtgtttaaaattacttataatttttttttattcaaatctaCATCCTTTTATTTTAGCAATAATGTCGataccaaataaattattatagtaTCGATACATCGTGAATatataaatcttaaatttatttcGAGCTAAatgataataaattattataaaactaagttatataaatatatttttagagGTGAATTATTAATCCTTCCCGTTGTGTGGGTTATTTTATCGATCGATTACATCCAATATatatcttaaaactttcaaaacccCCTTTTGTTCAAGCAAGAAAGTTTAAGGAAGGCTTAACGGGATAGGTTTAGCACAACACTGCCATTAACATCTTTTGTATGTATTAACCTAAATTAGAATCGAGTAAAAGCTTACCGGGATAGTTTTTTTATACAGTtgtttaaaattacttataattttttttacctttaaatGATGTTCAAAtctacatcattttattttagcaataatgtcgataccaaataaattattatagtaTCGATACATCGTGAATatataaatcttaaatttatttcGAGCTAAatgataataaattattataaaactaagttatataaatatatttttagagGTGAATTATTAATCCTTCCTGTTGTGTGGGTTATTTTATCGATCGATTACATCCAATATATATCTTAAaactttttgaaataaaatacgTAGACTATATAGAATATAAGTTAACTGTATAGGATGTCGTAAACATAAACCCAATCCATTTATGTGGAACAAGACAGAAGATAAaagacaataataaaaataaaattagagtaatttaattataaattctataaaCACAAAATTTTGTTATAATGGTGGGGAGACCGGAGATAGGAGGTGCGTGGAGTAAAAGGAGGCACAGAACCGGAAGAGGACAAAAgatggaaatttaaaaaattaaagaaaaagggttAAAGCCCAGCCCAGGACATAACAGTCATTTTTAGACATCAATTTTAAGGTTAACATCTCTCTCCAACTGAAAACGACTGCAAGCAACTTGTGGTCTACCTGTGaatatatattactttttttCTATATACACCGACTCTATGGCCAtcactcttttctttatataTAGATCATATGGTTCTCTCGTAGTTATCTCTTGTtcttggttttctttttcttttactctctttcaccaaatcttcttcctccTCTTTATATTCTCTTAGTTTTTTTTCACCATCAACAATGGTGGATCTTCAAACTGTTTGCTGCATGTGCGGCGATGTTGGTTTTCCTGACAAACTCTTCCGCTGCAACAAATGCCACCACCGCTTTCAACACTCGTATGGATTTCTTCGTTTTTTTCCTCTGTTCCCCATCATCATAGTCCATCCATACTCAtgtgtatatatgcatatatctaatcatcaccatcatcatcatcatcatcatgggTTGATAGATAGTTAGATAACCTTAACTCATTTTATCATTCATCATCACAGTTAGATAACACCCATCTCCACCAAGCACCAAGCACCACCCAACAACCACCACCAAACGTAATGGTTTCGTATTAGACGGAATGGAAATTATAGAGGTTATCATATTTTCCTTCTTAAagcatatataaaatatattaatgttttCATCATAGCCATATGTACTGtttttttcaaattctgtttATATTTTATGGGTCGAAAGTTAAACAAGTTCTTGATGCTGGCTGCAGGTATTGCAGTAATTACTACAGCGAGTTCGCTGAACCAATTGAACTGTGTGATTGGTGCCAAAGCGAAGCAAAGAACTCGAGGCAAGGAAGGTCTTCAAAGAAACCAACAACTGGAAACGAGAGTGGAATTATAAACCGATCCGAGTATTCGGGTGACAAAATCAAGCAACAGGATCGAGACGAAAGTGGTGATCATCAGAAAGGAAAGAGCAGTGGGACGCCCTCTCCAAGGCCTACGACACGC is a window of Gossypium hirsutum isolate 1008001.06 chromosome D08, Gossypium_hirsutum_v2.1, whole genome shotgun sequence DNA encoding:
- the LOC107900824 gene encoding uncharacterized protein; protein product: MVDLQTVCCMCGDVGFPDKLFRCNKCHHRFQHSYCSNYYSEFAEPIELCDWCQSEAKNSRQGRSSKKPTTGNESGIINRSEYSGDKIKQQDRDESGDHQKGKSSGTPSPRPTTRRYKLLKDVMC